Proteins encoded within one genomic window of Homo sapiens chromosome 21, GRCh38.p14 Primary Assembly:
- the MAP3K7CL gene encoding MAP3K7 C-terminal-like protein isoform 5 (isoform 5 is encoded by transcript variant 16), with protein sequence MEVFKQHCQIAEEYHEVKKEITLLEQRKKELIAKLDQAEKEKVDAAELVREFEALTEENRTLRLAQSQCVEQLEKLRIQYQKRQGSS encoded by the exons ATGGAGGTGTTCAAACAGCACTGCCAAATAGCAGAAGAATACCATGAGGTCAAAAAGGAAATCACCCTGCTTGAGCAAAGGAA GAAGGAGCTCATTGCCAAGTTAGATCAGGCAGAAAAGGAGAAGGTGGATGCTGCTGAGCTGGTTCGGGAATTCGAGGCTCTGACGGAGGAGAATCGGACGTTGAGGTTGGCCCAGTCTCAATGTGTGGAACAACTGGAGAAACTTCGAATACAGTATCAGAAGAGGCAGGGCTCGTCCtaa